One region of Quercus lobata isolate SW786 chromosome 2, ValleyOak3.0 Primary Assembly, whole genome shotgun sequence genomic DNA includes:
- the LOC115960577 gene encoding transcription elongation factor TFIIS-like — protein MTTATEVLNFRLPKPETDVGMAFLDHQDSKVPIINDSKGGGFEKDSGVPNRKRLIIKVRIPNPKAKTKTTQVPLQNKIDDHHHQDSKPITKTSGYRERVRKQLQEAFFRVSSKNDVSISPAIDPVQVAVSVESAMFERIGWSNPIKKANYQSILFNLKDPKNPDLRRKVLLGEIKPESLVTMSAEEMASQKRQRENIQIQLKSLKRCMHDADEEEKATTDMFQCSRCRERKCTYYQMQTRSADEPMTTCVTCCKCNKRWKV, from the coding sequence ATGACAACAGCGACTGAGGTTCTCAATTTTCGGCTTCCCAAGCCTGAAACAGATGTGGGTATGGCTTTTCTTGATCATCAAGATTCTAAGGTACCCATCATCAACGACAGTAAAGGTGGTGGCTTTGAAAAGGATTCTGGGGTTCCAAACAGAAAGAGGCTGATAATCAAGGTTCGTATTCCAAATCCTaaggcaaaaacaaaaacaacccaaGTGCCTCtgcaaaacaaaattgatgATCATCATCACCAAGAttccaaacccatcaccaaaaCCTCTGGTTACCGTGAGAGGGTTAGGAAACAGTTGCAAGAGGCCTTTTTTAGAGTTTCTTCTAAAAATGATGTGAGCATATCACCAGCAATAGACCCGGTTCAAGTGGCTGTTTCAGTAGAGTCTGCTATGTTTGAAAGGATTGGGTGGTCTAATCCCATCAAGAAGGCTAATTATCAATCCATCTTGTTCAATCTCAAAGACCCAAAGAACCCAGATTTGAGGAGGAAGGTGCTTCTTGGAGAGATCAAGCCTGAGAGTCTTGTAACCATGAGTGCCGAGGAGATGGCCAGTCAAAAAAGGCAGCGAGAGAACATTCAAATACAGTTGAAAAGCTTGAAAAGATGTATGCATGATGCTGATGAGGAAGAAAAGGCCACCACTGACATGTTCCAGTGCAGCCGGTGTCGCGAGCGCAAGTGTACCTATTACCAAATGCAGACCCGGAGTGCCGATGAACCCATGACAACCTGTGTCACTTGTTGCAAATGCAACAAACGTTGGAAGGTCTAA